Below is a window of Gemmatimonadota bacterium DNA.
GAGGGCGGCTCCGTAGCCTCGTACGTGAGCGTATGCCGTACGTCGACGTTGAGAGGGAAGGAGCGCGCGTAGTTGATGAAGCTGCGGTCGTCGTCCAGGCGTCTCACGCCGAACTGCTGGCGCCGCGCGCGCGTCAGGCCGCTGATCGCGGGCACGTCCCCCTCGAAGAACTCGGTCACGTCCACCAGCACGGCGTCGTCGTCCGGCCCGCCGGCCTCGATGTCGAACGCCTCCACGATGGGTGCGAAGTTGTTGTTGATGACCGAAATCGCTATGGGCAGGGAATCGGCCGCGACGCGCCGGTAGCTGATCTTGCGGAGCAGGATCTGATCCCGTCTCCGCTCCCAGCGCAGCACCTGCTCACCGGCCTTGAAGCCCGCCGGAATGAAGCCCCCCATGTCCGCCGGAACGCGCGCGATCCGGGAGATGAGCAGCACGTCGCGGTTCAGGATCGAGTCGGGGATCTGGAAGTACAGCTTGTCGTCCGAGCGGTGCACGACGAACAGTCCGCTGTCCGCCTCGGCGTCGTCCGGCAAGACCGAGGCGATGGGCTCCAGCGCGTCGGCTTCGTCGGTGTCGCCGGACGGCTTGGCCTGCGCACCATCGGGGGTAGGCGCCGCGGCGGAGGCCCAGGGGCCGCAACCGGCGAACGCGAGGCACGCGAGCAGCACCGAGGAGGCGGCCCAGCGGCGGTTGGAGGCGAACGGCCAGATCGGACTGCTGGTCATGGCAGTACTCGTGAGGGTTCGTGTCGAGTCGGCCCGATAGTTTACCGCCGGCGGGGTGGGCGGGCCATTGCCGGCGGCCGCCGAGGAGGCGCCTGCGGGAAGCGGCCCGAGGAGCCATTGCGGGAGGCCGGCCGTGTTGACACCGTGAAGGAGATGGCCTCCCGAGGAGGGCGATGACTGCTCGAACCACTGCCGACTCCATGCTCGTCGCCTTCGACGCGGACGACACCCTGTGGCACAACGAGCGCATGTTCACCGACACGCAGGAGCGATTTCGTGAGCTGCTGCTGCGCTACTGCGACGAGGAGGTGATAGAGCAGCGCCTCTACGAGACCGAGATCCGCAACCTCAGCCACTACGGCTACGGCGTGAAGGCGTTCACGCTGTCGATGGTCGAGACCGCGCTGGACCTCACGCAGGGAGCGGTATCCGGGACGGAAGTCCGGAGCATCCTGGCGCTGGGTCAGGAGATGCTGCGGGCCCCCGTGGAGCTGCTCGACGGCGTAGCCGAAGTCATTCCGCGGCTCGCGAGCCGCTATCGCCTGATGGTCATCACCAAGGGTGACCTCATGGACCAGGAAACCAAGGTCGCGCGCAGCGGCCTGGGGGACTACTTCGACTACGTGGAGGTCGTGTCGCGCAAGGATCGCGACACCTACGAGCGTGTCCTGAACACCCACGGCGGGGACCCCGCGAGCTTCGTCATGGTCGGCAATTCGGTGCGCTCCGACATCCTGCCGGTGGCGGAGATGGGAGCGGTGGC
It encodes the following:
- a CDS encoding HAD family hydrolase, with the translated sequence MTARTTADSMLVAFDADDTLWHNERMFTDTQERFRELLLRYCDEEVIEQRLYETEIRNLSHYGYGVKAFTLSMVETALDLTQGAVSGTEVRSILALGQEMLRAPVELLDGVAEVIPRLASRYRLMVITKGDLMDQETKVARSGLGDYFDYVEVVSRKDRDTYERVLNTHGGDPASFVMVGNSVRSDILPVAEMGAVAVHIPYHTTWVHEEVTDEALDGVPFTRLDTIAEVPAFLRGLSGDA